From the genome of Salvia splendens isolate huo1 chromosome 7, SspV2, whole genome shotgun sequence:
ctcaaagttcacggacctaaaatgatattttcaaagttcacggacctaaaatgatactttggcaaagttcgtggactaaAAATGATGTTCCATCTTGAATTTATAacccttatttttttattttttatttttgtaatttagaAGACCAGTTTTTATTATTGGTTGGTTCGCAAaatagatttaatttaatttaatttaatttaatttaatttaatttaatttaatttaatttaatttaatttaatttaatttaatttaatttaatttaatttaatttaatttcacacTCCGAGACCGAGAAACATCTAGGTCAGAGACCTCTTTTCCCCTCTTCATCTTCGTCATCGTTCTCATCCTCTATAATCTCACACACCACTCCACACGCACTGAAAAGGTAATACAGAATCCACTTTCCACAAACAGCAAAGAGGACCAATCATTGCAGCTCCTTAATTTACCTTATTATGCCCCCTAGCATGGCGACTGAAAATTCCACAAACACTTCACGAGCTGAAGAATTCAAAGTCCAAGCAAATGAAGCCTTTAAAGGTAGTATTGCCAACGATTGTAATAaaagtttgtatttttatttgtttttttttctttctattgcATATGTTTAATGGATGATACTGGTATTTGTAGTTTTGATTTTCATGTGTATGCGTGTTTAATAATCTATCGATTTATTGCGTTTGCAGCGCATAAATACTCGCAAGCAATTGATTTGTACACGCAAGCGATAGAGGTGAATAATGATAATGCGGTTTACTGGGCTAACCGTGCGTTTGCGCACGCTAAGTTGGAGGAGTACGGGAGTGCTATCCAGGATGCTACATCGGCTATTGAGATCGATCCGAAGTATTCGAAGGCAAGTACTGTTGGGTTCTGCTTTGTATTCGAGGGGaagtgagtttttttttttgtgcatTTGAGGTCTGAGATTGGTGAAAGGGTGCAGTGATGTGGCTTGTTGGAAATGATATTCTTCTTTTTCAATGCAGGGTTATTACAGGCGAGGTGCGGCCTATTTGGCGATGGGGAAATTTAAGGAAGCTCTTAAGGACTTTCAACAAGTGGGGTTTCTTTACTGCTGTGTTTGATACTCCGCGTGTTTGCTGAATATTTGTTAATTTGGAATAAAACTGCAAGGGCTTTTTGTGCAAGATTTGGGCTTGGTGATTTTGGTTGGGGTTTTTGTGGAGTGCATTGGAGAAAATTAAGTAAGAGGAGCTGGGATCCATTCATCATCAAATAGCTAAATGGTTTAGTCACTATAAAATTACATATAACTGAGTGCATGCATGTGCTGATATGTAACATACCAAACTATTAGTATATTATACTTGTAGTGAAATAATCTAATGGTTTAATTGGTGTTTGCTTTGGATCTATAAACATGTGAGGGCTAATGGCATTTACTAAAGGGACACACCATGTTCATCTAAAAGATAAAAACATGCGTCATTTAAGAGAGAGTGGTGCTGAGTTTCTGTGTCGCCTTTACATAAATTTCTTGTATTACTCGTCTTATATATGAAGGTGATGGATAGTCTCTACGTTGTTACCTATAACATCCAAGATAAATCAAGGAGAACATCTTGTCTTgcatgaaaattgaaaatgctTGACTATTTTATTTGTTGTGATACTTTATATGATAGCTTCAATGTTTTGGTAATCTAAGTAAAAGATCACAATAGAATTAGAAGCACATGGAAGCAAAATTCATAATATAGGTGTAGCCAGGAATAAGTATCGATGTGGCTTTTAAGCTAACTAAACCGTTCTTGATGGATATTGGTTATGATATTCTGTTTATTCCCAAATAAGGGTTTGGAAGTTTCTTATTTTCCAGTCTGATCAAGGCTTGCACTGCGTATGGTAAGAAGTTTATAAGAAGTGCTGTTGAAACTTTAGGTTTTGGAGTATCTACTGCTTCGTGAATTTTTGTTACTGTATTTGTTTTTCTCTATTTTCCCCATTGTGGCCTTTTTGAGGCAAATTGTGattgtttttatgtattttaatttatgtcttcttttgattatttattaaatttaggTCAAAAGACTTTGCCCAAATGATCCTGATGCTGCCAAGAAATTAAAGGAGTGCGAGAAGGCGGtcatgaagctaaaatttgaaGAAGCTATTTCTGTACCTGAATCAGAAAAGCGTTCAGTAGCTGACTCTATTGATTATCACACAATAGGTGTGTTCTTATTGATTGATGCGACAATTGTAGATTTTCTGCTGGTTTCGTACTCAATTTTTTATGCAAATTCAACTATTTTCAAACTTCTCTCTCATTATTTGATCAGTTCTGAGTATATTGCCACAGATTGAATTTTATATATGCCAATCTCTGTTCTATGTTGCTAAAAAGTAATGTCTTCCTTTGTAGTACATTATGGGGTAAATGAGTAATCCCATCTGTTCTAACTCTGATTCTATGGTAATCTGTTATATATTTTTTGACATGCAATTTATCCCGTGTCTGTCTTTCGAGTACTTGCACATTTCATGTGTCATGTATCATGGATATGCTACAACACTGGTTGTGAACTCATGAAGGTTATTAGAGGTATTAATGTGCATTATAGTATGCTATTGGGGCGGGGGGCTGGGCATGTTAGACCAAATAGTAATGCAGAGTGGATGAGTATTGGGTCGAAGACAGCCTTGTGTAATAACCGGGAGAAAGGCATTGAACTTGTGCGTTTCATGTTAACAAGTATGTAGAAATGTACATTGGTTACTCTTATACTTACTAGTACATTACCTATTTTATCATGATAGGGACTAGTCCTGGCTCATCTTATGTTTCCCTGAAAGTTACTGCTGTAGCAGCGGCAGTAGCACTACTGGCAGTATATGTTCGGACTAAAGGATCCATAGCAGTGGCAACAACAGCTATGACGATTGTATTGGTGGTCTTGGGAACATGTTGGCAAGGCCGATGCAAAGAAAGTGTCTTTACCAAGGGTCGAACACTTGACTTAGGTTAGACCTTTTAAGATCAAATGAAGCAttaagaataaattaaaaaatgacaaTGTCATAAAACTTTAGTCTTTACGTAGTAAGGGGCAGTACATGACATACATCAGTCTGTATGGAGAAGGATATTTTCTATAAGGCAATCAATGTTCACTGATTCTAGGACTTACTCCAGTGTGAAATGGCCATAATTTTAAAACTTTTCTTCGTCCTGCTGTGGAGCAATGAATTAATAAAACTACATTCCGGTGGTTGTATTTCCTTCTCTGGTTATTCATTTTTCGAAGGACTTCAAGGAAAAGATGGGAATTCTTTCCCCTTTGTTCATAATTATAGTTTGTGTGTGATTATAGCATAACTGTTTCAAACTGTCACTTAAAAGTAAAAGTATCTTAAAGGACAATACCTCAAGTCACTGATAATTATGTTCATCCATTGCTCGGTACTGATTGATGTTAGCTTTCTTTATTTATTAGATTGGTTGTATTATCAGTAATCTGAGCTAGTATATGTTGCTAGAGGCATATGACCTCTTCATTTAGGAGCACTTTTCTTTATGCTTGTGCTTCTACTTTGACTGACCTTCTAGTATAGAAAATCATTAGTGCGGAGATCCTCAGAAATTAAAGTAGAATGATACGAACCTCCTTTGTTGACTGAAAAGTGTTTCTTTCTTATGGCTGACATGATCAATTGCACCACTGTCCTGTGTCCTAAAGAAGTTACACATAGGTCTTTTCTTCAATGAAACTTAAACACGCATCTcctgaattattttttctttttatattacTTCAACTATAATGACTGATTCTGCTGTGGGATTCCTCAGCCAATTTTACTTCAGTTCTTTTTTCGGTGATAAAATTTTCATCTTTTTATGACAGGTAGCAGAAATCAGTAATAAATGGAAAAACCACCCCATTGACTATGTTTTTTTGTCTGGGGCTCATTAataaacaattaataatattaataataacgGCTTATGTTGCTAAATGTTTGTTTCAAGCCCATTTTGACTTTTTTGTACACTTTAAAAAAGGATATGATAATTTGCTAGATATGCTACAGAACAATAAAACCAACCAATTGActgtgttttgtgttttatttcAAACAGAGGTTGACTCACAATATTCTGGAGCAAGAATAGAGGGGGATGTTGTTACATTAGATTTTGTCAAGAAAATGCTGGAGGACTTCAAGAATCAGAAGTTCCTACACAAAAGGTATACTGTTCAAGTGTAGTAAAttacatgttttgttttattatttcttgTTTCTAGATGAGTATGCCTAGAGCAAGTCCTGCACTTCTATGGCTAATTTATGTTATTAATATTCCTTGTATTTTTTGAAGTGGTTTATTTAAATCTCAGTATTAGATTTTTTTGGTTACAGATATGCATGCCAGATCGTGCTGCAAATGAGAGATTTGTTGCGAGAATTGCCATCTCTAGTTGATATTCATGTTCCCGATGGAAAGCATTTCACTGTATGCGGTGATGTACATGGTCAGGTAGTACAGATCCTTTATTGTATAAGACTCAGTGAGCTGCCTCACCCCTTTAGTTCATATGTCAATTTGCCAACACTACTTAACTGTCTTAACTCTTAAGTGCCTTCATGACTGCCACATTCTGTCTTACAAATTTGCTGTCCAGGCTTTCATCTGGTCAACTGTCATATTCAATAAACATGTAGTTATGAAGTGCAATATGGATGGATATGCTACACGTACACTAGAGAGCTAAGCCATTTATTCAGCTTTTCATTTCCATTTATGAGTTGCTTGAATCTTTATTCAAAGCTGCATTTGAAAATCTTGCATCTTTAAACTCCAATAAAGGAAATCTTTAGGCTGCATTTCTTTCCTGTTCTTTTGACGGCTAATTTTCTAGGTTCTTCCGGGGTTTGTGTTTGATAAACAAATCTTATTTCCCTTATTATTGTGAAAACAACGACATGAGATGCTCTGTTGGACTTCTATTCATTATGTGTGACCTTCCTGAACTAATTTATTTTCATGACTCATATTGTGTTTGCAGTTTTATGATTTGATAAATATATTTGAGCTCAATGGACTTCCTTCCGAAGACAATCCCTATCTGTTCAATGGAGACTTCGTAGATAGAGGTTCATTTTCTTTAGAGGTTATACTGACACTGTTTGCCTTCAAGTGCATGTGCCCATCAGGTGATCCACAcatctttgtttttatttttacttgCATTCCTAGTTTCTTACATACCTGAGCCGTTTTCAGATTATCCTGCTCGCTTGAGTTCAAGAGATTCCCTTTCCTATAAATTGCATTTTATGCATCATGCATAGTTAgaactccctccgtttcttaaaaatagaaactttccattttaggaaacttctttctttctaatgaggtgggacccattttcTACTGGcatactttttctttctatccctctcttactttaccaattttgcttTAAAACCCATGTCGTTTcaaaagttcctatttttaAGAAACGTTAGGAGTACAAAAATTCTACATTCATGCCTGTTGATCAACTAATGTTGAGTATTTATAAGTGTAGGGCAGCATGATAAGGAGCCTAAAAAGTCACAAAATCTACAAATTATCACTGTGCATCaagtttttaatattttgagtATCTCTCTTAAGTGGTGGTTCATGAATTACCTCTTGTCCTGTTAATTATATactgtatatttttaattatttatttcagcTTAGTCATAAATATTTTGTCTCTGACAGGTAGCCTAAAAAGTCACAAAATCTACAAATTATCATTGTGCATCATCTTAGTCATAAATATTTTGTAGCATTGGTTCTGACATATCTGCTTATTCTAATTTCAGCTATTTACCTTTCTCGAGGGAACCATGAAAGCAAGGGCATGAATAAGATTTATGGTTTCGAGGGTGAAGTTAGATCCAAATTGAATGATACATTTGTGGAACTATTTGCCGAAGTGTTCTGTTGCTTACCTTTGGCTCATGTCATAAACAACAAAGTTTTTGTCGTCCATGGAGGTCTTTTTAGTGTTGATGGAGTGAAGCTATCTGACATCCGTGCAATTGACCGTTTTTGTGAGCCTCCTGAGGAGGGTAAGCTTGAGATGCAACATTTCAGTTCCTTATTTATATGTTCTGTTTGCAGTACACTTTGGCTTTTAAAGTTCTTTATTAACTGGGGAATTTATCTCCCTTGAAATAAGTCTGCCACTTCACATTATCCAAAAAGAGTTATAAAGCATGTTTTATTGTGGAAAATATAAAAGGTAGAAGAAGAGTTTGGCTTCTCCTGCAACCGCAAGTAGCTTAGATCTATACTGTGACACCTTTTCTAGATTTTGAATCTTCATTCTCTGCCTTGACTACTGTCTAATATCTCCTTATTATCATTTCTTTTGTGTTCCCACGGTCCCACCtaataataaaatcattattAATTAGAAGCATTTTATCCAGATTCCATTGTCTTTTGATTCATTTCATTAATATTATCTTGTGCTTAAATCTGGTAGCTTAATGTTGATAGCATATTTCCTCGTGATCGTTCTATCTTGATAAATTTTATGATGCTGTTAGCTTGATAAAGCTCTAGCTGAACTCTGTAACAACATAAGTTATCTCAGTTAGCAAGGACAAGTGATTTAGGTAAGTTTAACGCATTATCTGTCACTGTTATCCAGGGTTGATGTGTGAATTACTGTGGAGTGATCCACAACCTCAGCTTGGCAGGGGACCAAGCAAGCGTGGTGTTGGTCTTTCGTTCGGTGGAGATGTAACGAAAAGATTTTTGGAGGACAATAACCTAGGTAAATCTCCGTCTTTCACGTAAACGACCATGTTTTCATTTACAAGTTCTACTTGTACTATTGCCCAACATATTATTTTACAGATTTAGTAGTGCGGTCACATGAAGTTAAGGATGAGGGTTACGAGATTGAGCATGATGGCAAACTCATTACTGTATTCTCTGCTCCAAATTATTGTGATCAGgtaatgtgtttttttaatcCAGCTTATTCTTATAGCCTGTTTTGAGTCTACTCATCGAATGCTTCACAGTACTGGAGCTGGAGTTAGTTTCGGTGAACTGTTTTTTTGTAGGGGATGTGCACGTGCGTGTACATCATACTCTCTCCAACCCATTAGtgttgaggcgtttcttttggccacggagattaaggaataaaTAATTAGTGATTTAATTGgagtgagaataaagtaggagagataataATAGATAAGTAATTAGAGAacaaagtaggagagagaaaagtaagagattAAGTGTGTTGGATTTTTTGctaaaagggaaatgacttaGCTATAATGGGGCAGCTTAGAAAAGAATACGATTCAACATtaatgggatggatggagtatttgttTGCTTCGAATTGTTCTGTTTTCCCATGTTAGGCTGCAGTAGTCTTAGTCTCCTTGTTACATTATTTTACACTTCATAATTCAAAAAATGATATGCTGAATGTCGCTCTCACTTCAGACACTCAAGTCTGCTTGTAAATTTTATTGCGATGAATTTACTTTGCTCGAAATTAAAGCCTGTCCCCGCATCTGAATTTCTTTTAATCTTGCCGCAGATGGGAAACAAAGGTGCATTTATTCGTTTTGAAGCACCAGATCTCAAACCCAATATCGCAACGTTCTCAGCAGTGGTTAGTAGCTTCTGTCCTTCGCGTGCCTTCTGAACTGCAACATTCACAAAAACGAAACATGAAACCTCGCCTTTGTTTTGTTCATCTggaaacaaattttaatttgcaaacaaaggaaaaaaaaactactcaaTTTTGTCAAGCATCATTGTTACATCTTCATTGTATTGGGCAACACCAATCTTTCCTTCCGTTTTTAGAAAATTAATCGACATTTTCCTTTGTATTCTTTGATCTGCAGCCGCACCCTGATGTCAAACCAATGGCATACGCAAACAACTTCCTACGGATGTTCTCGTAATCCTCGAGCCCTATTTATTACCTTTCTACTTTTCCTTTTAGTGCAAGACATTCTTCTTGCTTCCCAAAAGTGCAGAATCACGAAGGGCTCAAGACTCGGGCTATTCGATCAAACTATAACATGTGTACATTGGAGGAATTGCTGTTTTGCTTTAAAATTGAGTGCTAAGTTGCTAAAGGTGGCAACTAGGTGTACTGTACCTTGTACAACATGATTAATTTACATTAATTTTGTGTATGATTAATATAACCAGTTGGTTGTTCTTGGTTGCTGAATCTAAGATTTTGAAATTCATCATTAATCTCATGGTTGAAAGCAGTACAGTAAAATGACTGTAGAAAATTATTGTGTTAGGTGATAATTTAGGGACATTTGGTCTACTTCTAGGTTTAGTATCATAGGGTAGAAAGTTATTATAGTAGAGTAAATCTTGAGATATAACCCCAGAAATGGTAAAAATGATCGTGATAAGCCTATTGGCTCCTTTCACCTCAATACTTGCTTTATTTCTCCTTTAAATACtttcattcattttatttgatGTTTGCCATTGTCATCATCAACTCTGATAATATGTAACATGTCCTATTTTTTTCTCAACTCATAATTCTCAAGAAACATCACTTGGCCCTACCCTTTGGTTTCAATTTTCTCACTCAAGCTCTTGACCCCACCTATCTTGTCAATCAAATCTTGGCTCTTGACTCCATTTActccctcctctctctctctctctctctctaagttTGAATCAAATGTGATTAAACAACTTTCTTCCCATATTAAAACAGTTCTCAGTCCATTAGCCTATTAGCAGCAAACACAAGACAAAGAAGAAACCAGAGAAAAATGCTCTCTCCATTCCTATTCCCTCTTCACATTCTGCTGCTATTCACCTTCTCCACCAATCAACCATCCTTAGCAGCTGACAACACCACACCTTCCAGCAGCATGAGCCGCCACGAGCTCGAAACGTTGTACAAGATCATGGAGAGCCTCTCGGCCGACCAGGACTGGAGAGTCGCTTACCCGAACCCCTGCCAGCCCGGCTCGGGCTGGCAGGGGATCGAGTGCAAGCACTCGACCCCCGACAACCTCTTCCACGTCACCCGCCTCGACCTTGGCACCTTTCCCAATCCATCTTGCAAGAACTCTGCCACATTCCCACCAGAAATCTTCCACCTCCCGAATCTCGACGCAATCTTCATCTTCCAATGCTTCACCAACGCCCCGACACGAATCACGATCCCTCCGAACAACCTCCTCCCTGCCTCCCCTCTCCAGCAGCTCAGCCTGAGATCAAACTCTGCACTCATTGGCACAATCCCACCTCAAATCTCCACTCTGAAGTCCCTCAAAATCCTCACATTGTCCCAGAACCGGCTAATGGGGCAAATCCCGACCGAGATCTTCACCTCCAGCGCCCTCGTGCACCTCGACCTGAGCTACAACGCCCTCACGGGCGCAATCCCATTAGAGCTAGGCAATCTTGGAAACCTTGTAGGCCTTGACCTGAGCTACAACAAGCTCACAGGGCCAATCCCTTCCGCAATAGGAGAGCTTCGGATTCTCCAGAAGCTCGACCTCAGCTCGAATCTCCTCACTGGAACCATCCCAGACTCCATCAATCACCTCCAGTCTCTAGTTTTCCTAGCACTCAGCAGCAACAGATTGCATGGTGCATTCCCCAAAGGCCTCATCAACCTCCACAGCTTGCAGTATTTCTTGATGGACAGCAATCCCATGTCCGTTTCCCTGCCCGTGGAACTCGGGCAGCTGAAGAAGCTGCAGGAGCTTCGCCTCTCGAACTCTGGCTACTCCGGCACCATCCCTTCTGCATACTCCCAGCTCCTCAACCTCAGCTCTCTGTCACTCCAAAACAACAAACTATCAGGAAAAATCCCAGATGCATTCTCCAATCTCTCCCACATCTACCACCTCAACCTCAGCAGGAACTTTCTAGAAGGTGTTGTCCCCTTCAACTCAACCTTCTTAAAAAGGCTTGGGAGGAACCTGGACCTTAGTGGCAACCTGGGGCTGTGTTTAAGCCCTTCTGCTGCCTATGATGGAGTCGGTGTCGGCGTCTGTGGTGACAACAACAGAATCAGCAGCAAACCAATCAAGACATCTGAAGCTGCATTGCTGCAATGTTCCACTCTGCTCTTTACCTTCTTCACCATTCTATCATTTCATCACACAAATTATTATTTCTAGTCTACTTCTGCCCCATGTTTAGTTTATTCAGTTTGTTGTAATAGAGTGGACTGAACCAGCTTATCCATTCAACCATTTGACTGTGCATGCCTCTAAGACAACAATGTAGGGAAGGTCATTACCATTTTCCAAGAGAATGTCTGAACTTTCTCatcaccaacatcatcatcataatCATCATCCACCAATTTTGCACTAACAGTTACTTCCAGTCTCAAAAATTCACCTCACCTACTGTGTCTTAGGAATTTTCAGATTACTGTCTGATATGATATCACTGCCAGAAAACAAAAACTTCTTGATCCCATAAAAAATGGAGtactataataatattataaaaaattaatttttttttgaaattttaaaggGCATGCTGTGTTTGATTAAACAAGACCACTGAACACAAGGACACCACCTGGATCCCACAGATTCAAATTTACTCCCAACTTTTCAAAACATTTTCCCCCTTTTCCAAGTTTCTTTATGGTACAAAATGGTGCATCTTCTGTTGTGGCATTGGCCCATTATTTTACCTCTCAATTCATGAAAAATACAATCTTGGTAATGAGTGACCAGTCATTATCTTAAGTACCTGAGAATTTATTACTGTCAACTTCCAACCCTTTTCATAAACTCCAAGACTCTTGATGACCGTGGAAGAAATATAATTAAGATGGCTAAAAACAATTATGTGACACGTCACATCAAAGCATGGTGTTTTTATCTCTAAAAACACCATCTTTTTAGAATATAAGGGAATGTATAGGTTAGTAGTATAAGAGAATTTTGCTTTCCCATTTGACAGTGTTAAAAAAGGGATCTTGGAGTGAGAGAAAAGAATCTAAAAATATAATGAAGATGCCTGAACCTTAATAGCTACCCTATTCATCCACACTCCAAAGGAAAAGATACCTAAGTCTAAACTGTAAAAAAACATATGTAGAGTTGTAGACTGTCCCAACACTAGACATGATGAAAGATTGAgataatatactactactagtatttgCTTTTTTTGCTCGtgaccattttttaaaaatatcaattcTTGAAATTTCTAGGAATTATTAGCAATACAAGTCTAGCATGGGAATTTGACATCACATAAATGATGTATCAATTACAATACTGTATGTATATGTGATAGAAAGAGGAGTAACAAATATTCTCGCTTTGCATTTGGTCCAAAGATAACAGAAACTAGAAAACAAAAAACTAGTAGAGTGCCCCCCTATTGCTttgatattttttgtaattattttatttatttctagtAAGGGTAAGAGCAGTGTTACACAGATTGTTTGGTACACTAAATTACTACAAAATACTGTTCTCATGTAGTAAGCTTGATGAGATGTCTATTCCACATGGTGGTCGCTTCAAATACAACAATAATGCATGCCCGTGGCGGATCCGGTGTTTGATTTTAGAGGGCCCCGGAATCGATAGAAGTGAATGAATGAGGGAGAAATGAAGCTGTGTTTTTACTTAGTAATTTTCAGAAaaataagttttaaaaaatctaGAAACCACCATTTGCAATTGAATTGGGATATTGATGTTAATAAAACTGTAGACCTACTCATGATCGTATGCTACTATATCATACACTTTAATTTCTTCAAATTAGTTTACACTTTTTAACATTTATGAACACATGCAAAATTATCCAAATATAGTTGAGACTCAGATTTTGGGACCCTTAGCAATTTGATGAGATGTCAGTTTCATAtcactttttgaaaatattgtagGCAATTGGATAAAACAATGGAAACTGAAAAAGATAAGTAATAACCACTCCTTACCATTGAGGGCAAATGAAAAGAGATGTTCAATTGGAGGGAAAGAGGTTTTGTATTACTCCCCACGTCCCCCAAATTTTGTCACAGTTTAACtgagtacgagttttaagaaatgtaatggaaggtggattgaaaaagttagtagggTGAAtggtcctacttttaaagtattagttttataataaaatatgagtgggaATAAGTTAGCGGAATGTGGAGTctactataaaaaatggtaaaaagtgaaatgtgataaattttgtgggacggacggaactgaaaaaatgtgacaaaatttcagggacgaaaggagtactATTCAAGATTGACTTGTCATGGACTCAAATTGAATTGAACTAAGATGAATTTATCACACGGTGGCGTTGTCTCAGTATTAAGTATCAAACTTTATATATTTAATCGAACAATATTCATAAGACTTATTATTATCTAATTCATCAAATCGAACACCGAACAACATCATAAGACTCAATATCATTTAATCCATCAAATCGAACACCATAATTATGATCTGTCATTTATTTGATTATGATAGGATAAAAACGATAAATTAGAAAGGGCAAATAGCTAAAAAATCATaaagtttgatcaaattctaTTATGTCTTACAACTTGAAAAATTAGCcagaaaaatcatgaaatttttgATTTGTTCACAATTATCTCACGAcaataattttgataaaattataatggCAGTCGAAAAACTATATGCGAATATCACCACACGCAAGTTAAATAAAGTCGCATATTCATCG
Proteins encoded in this window:
- the LOC121810244 gene encoding serine/threonine-protein phosphatase 5-like isoform X2 gives rise to the protein MPPSMATENSTNTSRAEEFKVQANEAFKAHKYSQAIDLYTQAIEVNNDNAVYWANRAFAHAKLEEYGSAIQDATSAIEIDPKYSKGYYRRGAAYLAMGKFKEALKDFQQVKRLCPNDPDAAKKLKECEKAVMKLKFEEAISVPESEKRSVADSIDYHTIEVDSQYSGARIEGDVVTLDFVKKMLEDFKNQKFLHKRYACQIVLQMRDLLRELPSLVDIHVPDGKHFTVCGDVHGQFYDLINIFELNGLPSEDNPYLFNGDFVDRGSFSLEVILTLFAFKCMCPSAIYLSRGNHESKGMNKIYGFEGEVRSKLNDTFVELFAEVFCCLPLAHVINNKVFVVHGGLFSVDGVKLSDIRAIDRFCEPPEEGLMCELLWSDPQPQLGRGPSKRGVGLSFGGDVTKRFLEDNNLDLVVRSHEVKDEGYEIEHDGKLITVFSAPNYCDQMGNKGAFIRFEAPDLKPNIATFSAVPHPDVKPMAYANNFLRMFS
- the LOC121810244 gene encoding serine/threonine-protein phosphatase 5-like isoform X1, which gives rise to MPPSMATENSTNTSRAEEFKVQANEAFKAHKYSQAIDLYTQAIEVNNDNAVYWANRAFAHAKLEEYGSAIQDATSAIEIDPKYSKGYYRRGAAYLAMGKFKEALKDFQQVKRLCPNDPDAAKKLKECEKAVMKLKFEEAISVPESEKRSVADSIDYHTIGTSPGSSYVSLKVTAVAAAVALLAVYVRTKGSIAVATTAMTIVLVVLGTCWQGRCKESVFTKGRTLDLEVDSQYSGARIEGDVVTLDFVKKMLEDFKNQKFLHKRYACQIVLQMRDLLRELPSLVDIHVPDGKHFTVCGDVHGQFYDLINIFELNGLPSEDNPYLFNGDFVDRGSFSLEVILTLFAFKCMCPSAIYLSRGNHESKGMNKIYGFEGEVRSKLNDTFVELFAEVFCCLPLAHVINNKVFVVHGGLFSVDGVKLSDIRAIDRFCEPPEEGLMCELLWSDPQPQLGRGPSKRGVGLSFGGDVTKRFLEDNNLDLVVRSHEVKDEGYEIEHDGKLITVFSAPNYCDQMGNKGAFIRFEAPDLKPNIATFSAVPHPDVKPMAYANNFLRMFS
- the LOC121811392 gene encoding receptor like protein 29-like, whose product is MLSPFLFPLHILLLFTFSTNQPSLAADNTTPSSSMSRHELETLYKIMESLSADQDWRVAYPNPCQPGSGWQGIECKHSTPDNLFHVTRLDLGTFPNPSCKNSATFPPEIFHLPNLDAIFIFQCFTNAPTRITIPPNNLLPASPLQQLSLRSNSALIGTIPPQISTLKSLKILTLSQNRLMGQIPTEIFTSSALVHLDLSYNALTGAIPLELGNLGNLVGLDLSYNKLTGPIPSAIGELRILQKLDLSSNLLTGTIPDSINHLQSLVFLALSSNRLHGAFPKGLINLHSLQYFLMDSNPMSVSLPVELGQLKKLQELRLSNSGYSGTIPSAYSQLLNLSSLSLQNNKLSGKIPDAFSNLSHIYHLNLSRNFLEGVVPFNSTFLKRLGRNLDLSGNLGLCLSPSAAYDGVGVGVCGDNNRISSKPIKTSEAALLQCSTLLFTFFTILSFHHTNYYF